The DNA region GAACCCGAACCGCCAGGGGCCCGGGACCGGTGACGGCCCCGGGCCCCTGGCCGGAACGGCGGAGGTCAGCCGGCGGGGGAGTGCGGAGGCCGGGAGAGCGACGTCAGCGCACCCAGGGCCGCCCCGAGGGCGTCGAGATCGCCGTCGGTGAGGGTGCGCAGCGCGCGCGCCATGTGCGCTTCCTTGAGCAGCCGTGCCTCGGCGAGCCGTTCCCGGGCGACGGCGGTCGGGTGCAGATGGGCGACCCGCTTGTCCGCCGCGTCCTGCCTGCGTTCGAGCAGCCCGAGCTCGGTGAGCTGGGAGACCAGGGCACTGACGTTGTTCGGCTTCATCAGCAGGGCCTCGGCCGTCTCCCGCACGGTGATGCCCTCGCGCTCCTCGACGAGGAAGAGCAGCGCGAGCTGGCCGTCGGGCAGCCGGGGGTGCGGGAACTCCTTCGCGACCTGCCGCTCCAGCCCCCGGTACATCGCGGGCAGGCATGCCACGAGCACGGAGGCCACGTGGTCGATGTCCTGGCGGGGCGCGGGGGAGTCGGGCATGCCGGAAGTTTAGGTACGCACATATAGCTATGTCAAGATACCTAAAATCTCGTCGAGCCGACCTGAGTGGTATATCTGCACGTGAGAGCCCCGGCGCACGGTGAAGGCGGTCGAGAGAAGAGCCATGGACAAGCCCACACACCTGATCGAGTTCGAGACCATGCTGCTCGGGCGGCACGTCCAGGGGAGCACCCGCGGCGGTGCGCACCTGGACCGCAGCGCGTACACCCTGCTCAGCCGCATCCGGATGGAAGGGCCGATGTCCATCGGGCAGCTCAGCGACGCCTTCGGTCTGGACGCCTCCACCCTCAACCGGCAGACCGCCGCCATGATGCGCGCGGGTCTGGTGGAGCGTATCCCCGACCCCGAGGGCGGCATCGCGCGCAAGTTCAGGATCACCCGTGAGGGGGAGCGCGGCCTCGACGCGGAGCGGACCGGCAACATCCGTGGCCTGGAGAAGGTCATGGCCGCGTGGGACCCCGAGGAGGTCGCCGCCTTCGCCGCGTACCTCAAACGCTTCAATACCGACATCGAGGACCTCGACGGACGGCCCTGGCCCAGGCCCTGACGGCCGGCCGGCGCCGTCCCCTTCGTCACATCCGTGTGCCGCTTGTCGCACCGGCGCAACAGTTCGCCCGCTCCCCGGCCGGGGCGTCCGGGGGCCCCTATGATCTGAGCGACCGGCCCGAGCGGAGCCGGCCGCAGGCGACGGGGGAAGCGAACGCATGGGCCACGCAGGGGACTTACGGCGCAGACTCGGGCTCCCCGTCCTGGTGCCCCTGCTCCTGCTGACCGCCTGCTCCGCGGGCGGCGGCACCCCGGCCGACGGCAAGCCCGGCGCCTCCTCCCCGGCCGCGAGCGGCCCCGCGCCCACCCCCTCCGTGCTGGACGCCGACCCGGCCCGGCTCCCCACCGACCGGAAGTCCGCGTTCGCCCTCGTCCGGCAGGTCATCGCGAACCCCGAGAGCTTCGGGCCGGACGCGGTGAAGCGCACCCCCTACGAGAGCGGCCCGGACACCTGGCCGGTGCTCGGCGCCGACTGCGTCTGGCAGCAGGCGAAGACCCCGGACAGCGTGCTCGCCACCCTCACCCGCTCCTTCGAACTGCCCGCCGCGGGCGGCAAGGCGCCGCTGCGGCTCGCCGCCGTCGTCACCGTCCACCGCACCCGCGAGGACGCCCGCTGGGAGATGGCCGAATCGCTGGAGGAGACCATGCGCTGCCCCGCCCAGCAGCTGCGGCGGGACGAGCGGATCAGCTCGATGATGTCCGGCGTGCTGCTGTCCGGCGAGGGCGCGCAGCACACCTCGGAGGACGCGCTCACCGAGGTGGGGGAGTTCCACAGCACCGAGCTGGGCGGCCCCCACCCCTACGAATGGCAGCAGGCGCAGACCCTCCAGTTCACCGTGGCGGTGACCGGCAAGGGAGCCAGGGGCCGGACGGCCGATGAGCTCTCCGCACTGTCCTCCCAGGCGCTGGCCACCATGCTGGCGCGGCTGGAATCCGCCGTCGAGAAGCGGAGCTGAGGCCCTGATGGACGCACTACGGCCCACCGACCCCTCCCGCATCGGCGGCCACCGGCTGCTCGGACGCCTCGGCGCGGGCGGCATGGGCGTGGTCTACCTCGGCCGTACGGAGGCGGGGGCGCCCCTGGCGATCAAGGTGATCCTCCCGGAGCACTCCGGGGACGAGGACTTCCGGACCCGTTTCCGGCGGGAGGCCGAGGCCGCCCGGAGCGTGCACAGCCCCTGGGCCGTCGAGGTGGCCGACGCCGACACCGAGGCCGAACGCCCCTGGATCGCCACCGCGTTCGTGCCGGGTCCGCCGCTCTCCGAGGCGGTCGCCCGCTGCGGCCCGCTGCCCGCCCGCGCCGTACGGGTACTGGGACGGCTGCTGGCCCGCGCCCTGGCCGCCGTGCACGAGGCCGGTCTCGTCCACCGCGACGTCAAACCCGGCAACGTCCTGCTCGGCGCGGACGGGCCCCGGCTGATCGACTTCGGCATCGCCCGGACCGGCGAGGCCACCGCGCTCACCGCCACCGGTCTCGTCGTCGGCACCCCCGGCTTCCTCTCCCCGGAACAGGCCACCGCCGACGGCACGGCGCCCGGGCCCGCCGGTGACGTCTTCTCGCTGGGGTGCCTCCTGGCGTACGCGGCGACCGGGCGGCCCCCCTTCGGCAGCGGCGCCGTGGACGCGCTGCTCTACCGCACCGTGCACGACGCCCCCGACCTCACCGGGATCGACGACCCCGCACTGCGCGCCCTGGTCACCGACTGCCTCGCCAAGGACCCGGCCGACCGGCCCACCGCCCGTGCGCTGGACACCCGCATCGCCGAGGACGTGCCGGGCGGGTCCCTCGACTGGCTGCCCGAGGACGTCGTACGCCTGGTCGCCGAGCGGTCCGCCGCCGTGCTCGCCCTGCCCGGCATCGAACCCACCGCCGCCGAGCCGCCCGCCGCGCCCCCGACGACCCGGCGGCGGGTCCTCGCGCTGGCCGCCGGGGGCGCCGTGCCGGCCGTCGGAGGCGGCGCGTACGCGGCCTGGAAGATGCTGCGCGACGACGCCTCC from Streptomyces sp. NBC_01754 includes:
- a CDS encoding MarR family winged helix-turn-helix transcriptional regulator — translated: MPDSPAPRQDIDHVASVLVACLPAMYRGLERQVAKEFPHPRLPDGQLALLFLVEEREGITVRETAEALLMKPNNVSALVSQLTELGLLERRQDAADKRVAHLHPTAVARERLAEARLLKEAHMARALRTLTDGDLDALGAALGALTSLSRPPHSPAG
- a CDS encoding MarR family winged helix-turn-helix transcriptional regulator; the encoded protein is MDKPTHLIEFETMLLGRHVQGSTRGGAHLDRSAYTLLSRIRMEGPMSIGQLSDAFGLDASTLNRQTAAMMRAGLVERIPDPEGGIARKFRITREGERGLDAERTGNIRGLEKVMAAWDPEEVAAFAAYLKRFNTDIEDLDGRPWPRP